One genomic segment of Ipomoea triloba cultivar NCNSP0323 chromosome 9, ASM357664v1 includes these proteins:
- the LOC116028682 gene encoding CBS domain-containing protein CBSX5-like — translation MAVSFLNREVSDLCLGKPTLRPVKETASIAEAVAALKRSGESHVSVWRCSDHSRKVLEGGNCRCIGKICMVDVICFLCKEENLGNISKALESPVSELLPKGISIVTHLDRNSSLLEAIDYILEGTQNLVVPIMRSNSRREHLNKPLSLSSSNHHGVEYCWLTQEDVVRFLLNSIGVFSPLPTFTIESLNIIDHDIMTIRYHDPAAGALSSISRAHVEQTSIAVIDDDNRLIGEISPFTLAHCDDTVAAAIMTLSAGDLMAYIDCCGPTEDLVELVKQRLEEKNLGTLLELMEDEYSVSSISSTPSSSSSDDESTLSRSSGSGQYCMRRSEAITCHPWSSLIAVMIQALAHRASCIWVIEEDQTLVGNVTYKEILRVFRSIANSRPKPGRENAFKQ, via the exons ATGGCAGTGAGTTTCCTGAATCGCGAGGTATCAGACCTGTGTTTGGGGAAACCCACGCTGAGGCCGGTGAAGGAGACGGCGAGCATAGCGGAGGCGGTAGCTGCgttgaagaggtccggcgagaGCCACGTAAGCGTGTGGAGATGTTCCGATCATTCTAGGAAGGTTCTGGAAGGTGGCAATTGCCGCTGTATCGGTAAGATCTGTATGGTGGATGTGATTTGCTTTCTGTGCAAGGAGGAGAATTTGGGAAACATTTCCAAGGCTCTGGAATCTCCGGTTTCGGAGCTTTTGCCGAAAGGGATCTCCATCGTCACGCATTTGGATCGCAATTCCAG CTTGCTGGAGGCAATAGATTACATTCTTGAAGGCACTCAAAACCTTGTTGTTCCAATAATGCGCAGTAATTCAAGGAGAGAGCATTTGAATAAACCCCTATCTCTGAGTTCCTCGAACCATCACGGCGTTGAATACTGTTGGTTGACACAGGAAGATGTGGTCCGCTTCCTTCTCAATTCCATTGGTGTCTTTTCCCCCCTGCCAACCTTTACAATTGAATCACTCAACATCATTGATCACGATATCATGACCATTCGTTACCATGACCCTGCAGCCGGAGCCCTGAGCTCCATTTCTCGTGCTCATGTTGAGCAGACCTCAATTGCTGTTATTGATGATGATAACAGATTGATAGGCGAAATCTCGCCCTTCACTCTTGCCCACTGTGATGACACAGTTGCTGCAGCTATCATGACTCTCTCCGCAGGTGATCTCATGGCATACATCGACTGCTGTGGTCCCACCGAGGACTTGGTCGAGTTGGTGAAGCAGAGGCTTGAGGAGAAAAATCTTGGCACACTTTTGGAACTGATGGAGGATGAGTATTCTGTGTCTTCAATTTCATCAACACCTTCCAGTTCTTCTTCAGACGACGAGTCCACCTTGAGCAGAAGCAGTGGGTCGGGACAATACTGTATGAGGAGATCCGAGGCAATTACTTGTCATCCATGGAGTTCATTGATTGCTGTTATGATTCAAGCGTTGGCGCATCGGGCAAGCTGCATATGGGTCATTGAAGAAGACCAAACTCTGGTTGGAAATGTGACATACAAAGAAATCCTGAGGGTTTTCAGGAGCATTGCCAACTCCAGGCCAAAGCCAGGTAGAGAGAATGCATTCAAACAATAA